A DNA window from Stenotrophomonas sp. 57 contains the following coding sequences:
- a CDS encoding DUF1190 domain-containing protein, with protein MKRSRTTALLLMSAAPLLFTACQKEPEVKVQEGLYTSVEACTEATGDPSSCRNAFAEAQKQAADAAPKYASKEACEKDYKPEQCVQQHTSAGTSFIGPMMMGFFMSQMLSNRGGLAPQAPASAPAYQDKNAGWARPAPGGTGGMNTASGIGAGKAGLAPVTSEPNRAVTASRGGFGNTSARRSTSGSYGG; from the coding sequence ATGAAACGTTCCCGCACCACCGCGCTGCTGCTGATGAGCGCTGCGCCGCTGCTGTTCACCGCCTGCCAGAAGGAGCCGGAGGTGAAGGTGCAGGAAGGCCTGTACACCTCGGTCGAGGCCTGCACCGAGGCGACCGGTGATCCGTCGTCGTGCCGCAATGCCTTTGCCGAAGCGCAGAAGCAGGCCGCCGATGCGGCGCCGAAGTACGCCAGCAAGGAAGCCTGCGAGAAGGACTACAAGCCGGAACAGTGCGTGCAGCAGCACACGTCGGCGGGTACCTCTTTCATCGGCCCGATGATGATGGGCTTCTTCATGTCGCAGATGCTGAGCAACCGCGGCGGCCTGGCCCCGCAGGCGCCGGCGTCGGCCCCGGCCTACCAGGACAAGAACGCTGGTTGGGCGCGCCCGGCCCCGGGCGGCACCGGCGGCATGAACACCGCCAGCGGCATCGGCGCGGGCAAGGCCGGGCTGGCACCGGTCACCAGCGAACCGAACCGTGCGGTCACTGCCAGCCGTGGTGGCTTCGGCAACACCAGCGCGCGCCGCAGCACCAGCGGCAGCTACGGCGGCTGA